The DNA window GGGTCCGAGCGTGTGGGACAAGCCGAGAGGGACCGGCGCGGCTCCCGCGACCCAGGAAGCCAGGCCGAGGTGAGAGCGGCGCTCCGCCCGGGGAGGGAGCCGTCTCCCCAACCCTCCGGAAGGAGGAGGAGCCCGCGTCGGAGCTGCCTCGGCGCGGCCGCCCGGCCTGacggggggagggagaggggttgAGGCAAGATGGCGGCCGAGGAGGCGAAGCTGCGGCGGCGGCCGGAGTGAGCGTCCAGCTCGCCGCGCCGAGCGAGGGCCGGCCGGAGGGCCGCGCGCCGGGGCCGCGCCCTGGTCGTCCGGCCGTGGGGAGCGCCGGCTCCCACGCTCCGCCAGCTCCGGGTGAGTAGGCCCGGAGCCTGCAGCCCCGGCCTCGGGGCCCTGCTCGCCCGGGAGCTTCCCAGGGCTCTCAGGGCGCCAGCGCCGGAGGCGGCTTCTCGGCCGGGCCGGGGGCGGCGCGGACTTCGCGGGGTTGGCCCCCGTGCGAGCCGCCGGGCTCTCCCTCTCCGCCACGCTGAGGCGCATCGGGCGCGGCGGGGAGTTGAGCCTGGGCGAGTGGAGGCTTTTGGAGTTTGGAGGAAGAATGGCCCCAGGCGGGCGGACGCCGGCCTGAGGTATCTGTCTTGCGGGGAGGGGCGTGCGGTGCCCGCGGGGCTGGCGGGCAGGGGGCGAGGATGGAGGGCCCCGGGTGGGGCCGGCGCAGGTGACCCGCCTAGGCCCACTCCGAGGGAGAGTTGGTGGCTGACTGGCG is part of the Meriones unguiculatus strain TT.TT164.6M chromosome 11, Bangor_MerUng_6.1, whole genome shotgun sequence genome and encodes:
- the LOC110549802 gene encoding basic proline-rich protein-like codes for the protein MRLSVAERESPAARTGANPAKSAPPPARPRSRLRRWRPESPGKLPGEQGPEAGAAGSGPTHPELAERGSRRSPRPDDQGAAPARGPPAGPRSARRAGRSLRPPPQLRLLGRHLASTPLPPPVRPGGRAEAAPTRAPPPSGGLGRRLPPRAERRSHLGLASWVAGAAPVPLGLSHTLGPAPAAPPRARGAAAAIAQPARSAPASRPLPRAPGPSPRAWERTRRPARGPPGDPCAPPSRGEKAEPTWRGCALESHPGSTGMAASGLLRGAVAP